The Meles meles chromosome 15, mMelMel3.1 paternal haplotype, whole genome shotgun sequence genome contains the following window.
GTAAAAGCGACTGCTTCTGCGGTTTTTTAACTCGGGTACTTCTAACACAACTAGCTCGGCGGTTTCGTAAACCCAGCACAACCTGCTAGTTTCTGGCCGCCTTCCTAAAGCTTCCGTGCCGGGTAAGTGCTGGCGGGGCTCCCTGTGCCCGGGAACAAAGCCCGGACGCGCGGCTGGCGGACAGCGCGGGACTGGGCGGCCTCTGCTCTGCGCCGGGGACCAGCCCGGCCAAGGAGCTGCTGTGTTTATTGAACGTATCCCCCGTTACCCTTTCTTTCGGAACCGTGCCAGTTTTGCTTCTGTTGTgccaaggaggcagagagcaggaCTGCTCTAAGGACACTTAGAAGAGCCTGCCTTTCAGGCGGCTCTCACAATTCTGTCCCCACTTGGAGGGGTAGCGAGCGACAAGATCAGAGCCGCGGGCGGTCGGGGCCGGGCTCGGTAGGGTGTGCGCGCGGTCTCCAGGATCTCAGCTTGGAGAGACGCCGACCTGGCGCGGAACCCCATACCCTGGGCGTTGGTCGCGCCCTCAGCATATTCCAGCCCCACTCCGccctttacagaggaggaaaggcCCGGCCCACGCCTCCTGGGGGCTTTACCTGGTGAAAAGGATGAGCAGCCACTGCAGCGCTGTGGAGAGCGTGTCCTGGCTGGCGCCGAAGATGTCGGTGACAGTGGCCGGCACGTACTCCAGGTCCAGCCGTGAGCCGCCGTCGTCCGAGCCCTCCTCCGCCGCCTCGGTTCCCGCCGAGAGGATGAAGGCGTCCATCATGTCGCGCGGGCCAGCCCCGGGCTGCAGGCTTTCGCGGTGCCTCAGGAACTTATCGAGGACGAAGTTGCTGAAGCTGCGGTTGACCTGCTGGAAGTCGCGGAAGGCGGTGCGCACCGGGTTGGGAAAGCGCTGCAGCCAGGGCAGCACGTCCACCAGGCTGCCCGCGCCCACCGTGCGCCCGAACTCCTCGTTGTGGCTGAGCAGCTCGCGGAACTCGGCGTCGTCGTGGCTGTAGCGGCAGCCGAAGCACACGGCGCTCATGACGTTGGCCATGGCCACCACGGTCAGCGGCCGCGGGTCGAGGAAGGCGCCGCCCGCGCTGCCGCGCACCAGCAGCGCCACCAGCTCGCGAGCCTCGCCCAGCACGTGGCCCTCGAAGACTCGCCGGCTGCGCGGCTGGCGCGTGGCGAAGGCCCGCATGGTGCTGTGCGCCGCGCGCCGCTGCACCTTCCAGCGCGGGGAGTACTGGCCGAAAGCCAGGCTGCGGCCGCCGGACACCACACGAAAGGAGGCGAAGCGCGGCCGATCCGCGAAGGCGGCGCCCTGCTGCACCAGCGCCTGGCGGATGGCGCGCTCGCCGTTCAGCACCACCACCCGGCAGTTGCCCAGGCGGATCTGGAAGACGTCGCCGTAGCGCCGCGCCAGGCGCGCGAACGAGAGGTGCGGCGCCGGACCCATCGCCGCCGCGTTTCCGATCAGCGGCCACGCGAACGGGCCCGGCGGCGCGGACCCCGGCTGTCGCCGCCGCTGTCTCAGCAGCCACTGGCCCACGTGCACCGCGGCCAGCACAGAAAGGAGCAGCAGGAGCGTGGTCTGCTGGGACGACAGCGCGCTCGGCTGCAGGCGAGCGTCGGCGCCGAGGCTGGTGGCCATGTCGGAGTGAGATGGACGGAGGCTTGACGCTCAGGTGTGTGGAGGAAGGAGCCGGCGCCCCGCGCCCCTACCCCTGGCGTCTGGCTACGCTGAGCTGCTGGGAAGAAGGAGGTGGCGCGTGGGTCAGCTCAGGGCGCGCGCACTGGGCAAGCAGCAGAGGACGCTTCCTCCCGGCCCAAACCCCTTCCCctaaggagaagggaaagagcgTGTCTCCACCTCTCTGTGCCCCGAACTCTCCGTCCCCACCTCAACCCCCAGCGGCGTAACGGTCCCAGCAATTCGGGGACAACCCGGAGGGCATCAAGACGGAGGCGCTCCGTTCCCTCTCGGTGCCTACCACCCCGGCCCAGCAAGGTCGCGGGAAAGCAGCTCCGCGGAGAGACTGACCTGCGAGGTGGCGCGGTTTCCTGCGGCGCGGGATGCACGGCTCCGAAACAGGGCTGGGGCCTTTGTGGAAGGCAAGAGGTCTCCAGGAAATCGGAGACCTCGCCGGGACACCTGCTGCTCTGGGAGCTTGAGCACACGCTCAGGAGCCTTCAGGCGTCGTCGGAGCCAGGGACGCTGGGACTGGGATGCGGACCGAGAAGGGTCCCTCCTTTGCCGATCCCCGCTATACCTGGGGCCTCGGCAAAGCGGGGTTTTCTCACAGAGTGCGGACTGAGACTGGGGGGTCAACGAACGCTGTCAATTCccagccctcaggacccccgcGTGTCTCCGACAGCTGGTGTCGCAGAGGCGTGGCCCGTTTGCGCACAATCACTCCAGAGTTGAAACGCGCCATCCCGCCCGACTTTTAAGGTCTGCATTGGGCGGGTAGGACCTGGGGGCGGGCGGGGCttgcggggggcggggcgccgggcGGTTCCAGCTGCTCAGACCCCTAACCGCGTCGCTGTGCTCCCGCGGTCACGCAAGGCGGCCGCGATTCTCCCGACAGCCTTGGCACAGTGACTGTCGGCTTTGCCAGAGTTGCGGTGTGAGCTTCCCTTTTGCCGGAAAACCACTCTTAATCAGTCCCTCCCCATCGAAGCCGCAGTTTCCCGGAAGCGCGCTGGGAACAGAACCTGCCCGTCTCGCGGGGCTCTCGGTGGGAACGCGCCCCCCGCCCAGAGCGCACGACC
Protein-coding sequences here:
- the LOC123925964 gene encoding cytochrome P450 1B1, coding for MATSLGADARLQPSALSSQQTTLLLLLSVLAAVHVGQWLLRQRRRQPGSAPPGPFAWPLIGNAAAMGPAPHLSFARLARRYGDVFQIRLGNCRVVVLNGERAIRQALVQQGAAFADRPRFASFRVVSGGRSLAFGQYSPRWKVQRRAAHSTMRAFATRQPRSRRVFEGHVLGEARELVALLVRGSAGGAFLDPRPLTVVAMANVMSAVCFGCRYSHDDAEFRELLSHNEEFGRTVGAGSLVDVLPWLQRFPNPVRTAFRDFQQVNRSFSNFVLDKFLRHRESLQPGAGPRDMMDAFILSAGTEAAEEGSDDGGSRLDLEYVPATVTDIFGASQDTLSTALQWLLILFTRYPEVQARVQAELDQVVGRDRLPCLDDQPKLPYVMAFLYEAMRFSSFVPVTIPHATTTSASVLGYHIPKDTVVFVNQWSVNHDPAKWRNPEDFDPGRFLDKDGFIDKDLASSVMIFSVGKRRCIGEELSKMQLFLFVSILAHECNFKANPDEPATMDFNYGLTIKPKSFRINVTLRESMALLDRAVQKLQAEEGCQ